DNA from Delphinus delphis chromosome 8, mDelDel1.2, whole genome shotgun sequence:
AGTTTGTTGGCTTGACATGGATGTATGGGTTTCTTGTGGGTTAACTGAATACCTCAGAAAGTGTTTGTTTGAACAACGCTAGAAGCTTTGCCTTAGCTCAGAAACCCCAGCAACAAAGGTTATGGAGTGTGGCCCTAGGCAAAGGTATTGAGAATAGTTAGAGGAGGTCAAGTAGATCACCCACGTCAGAGAAAACTGCCATTCAGAAGGCCCTTGCATGGCTCTCTGAAGTATTAGATGTTCTTTTTACATGTCGGTATTCATTTCTGAGCCCTTCTTTAAGTTCTGACACAAGAAGAGGTTCCCAGCTCACCTTTGTAACTCTCCGGCAGCAGTCGTGGAATCCATACTTTTTCTCAAGAAGTACTACTTATTTTGAAATGAacagtatttagaaaccaagattaaGATGCAAGGATGCTAGGTATCTTAGTCTTttaaggctgctataacaaaaatatcatagaccgggtggcttaaaaaaagacataaatttatttatcacagTTCTGAAACCTGGGAAGTACAAGCTCAAGGTGCCAAAAGAATCTGTGTCTGGTAAGGGTCTGCTTCATTGTTCATAGACGGCGATATCCTCACTGtaacctcacatggtggaagggtcAAAGTGGCTCTCAGCAGCCTGATTTAAAGGGCattaatcctattcatgaggactctacccttatgacctaatcacatcTTAAAGGGCCCACTTCCACAAACCATTGTACTGGGATTAGATTTCAATGTACAAAATTTGGGGTACACAAACTGTGTACAGTACTAGGCATGCTCATTTGTTATCATTATGTCTTGGTCTTTTCAGCAGACAAATCTAGGACTTATACCTATatagagatatacatatataatatatattaactaaatattatgtatatgataaaatttgatattttatataatgtatatagttTGGAGTTTGAAGTTTCAGTACAAACtcataatttaattataaatttatactgAAATCTCAAATTCCATCCCAATACCAAAAGGCTCTTCCCTTGTAATTCTCccattacacttttttttttttttgtgtggtacgtgggcctctcactgctgtggcctctcccatcgcggagcacaggctccggacgcgcaggcccagtggccacggcccacgggcccagccgctctgtggcatatgggatcctccaggaccgggtcatgaaccagcgtcccccgcatcggcaggcggaccctcaaccaccatgccaccagggaagcccctcccattaCACTTTTGGGTCTCTTTTTCCCACATTGAGAATTCTGGCTGCCAAGATACCAATGTATTTACTCAATACCACAGTATATACAAAACAGTTATAAAATTGATATATGTTtacatacttttaaattattaaaactacTAAATAATGTTCAATAATTTCTTTGTagttctttcaaatttttatagGCAGTATATATATTCACTCGGATTAGTGAAAATTATTTGGATTAGCTCTACTTTCCCCTATCAGTGGATTTGTTGTTAATTTGGGAcagacatacctcagagatattgcagatACAGTTCCAGACTACTGCAACAAATGAAAGtttcaataaagcaagtcacccaaattttttggtttcctagtgcataaaaaagttatgtttacacaatactgtagtctattgtgtgcaataacattatgtctaaaaaaaatgcacataccttaattaaaatatcttactgctaaaaagtgctaaccatcatctgagtcttcaggGAGTCGTAATACTTTTGCTGGAGGAGGGTCTTGCTTTGATGCTGATgactgctgactgatcagggtggtggttgctgaagttGGGGTGGttgtggtaatttcttaaaattagacTGAAGGttgccacattgattgattcTTCCTTTCATGAAGGACTTTTCTGTAGCATGCAaagctgtttgatagcattttacccacagttgAACTTTTTTCAGAATTGGACTCATCTCTTCAAACCCTGTCACTCCTTTATCAACTAAATGTATGTAATATTCTCAAtcctgttgtcatttcaacaatcttcatgGAATCTTCACCAGGAGTAATTTCCATCTCAAGAAATCACTTTATTTGCTCATGAATATGAAGCAATTTCtcattccttcaatttttttcattagatTGCAGCTCTTCACTCACACACCTTcaggctttattttttatcttagttgtcttgctatttccaccacatcggCAGTTACTTTTTCCACTTAAGTCTTGAATCCCTCCAAGTCATTCATGAGGTTTGGTATCAACTTCTGCACAActcattttaatgtttatattttgacctcttcccatgaatcacaaatgttcttaatgggaTCTAGGATGGTGAACCCTTACcattcaatttactttgcccagatctatTAGATAAGTCAcaatctatggcagctatagccttacaaaatgtaatccttaaaaacaaaactttgaaatTTGACATTAGTCTTGATCATGGGCTACAGAATGGAttttgtgttagcaggcatgaaagcAACATGAATCTTATACATCCATCAGAACTCTTGGATGACCAGGTGCATTGGTAATGAGCAGtattattttgaaaggaatttttttttttttctgaatagtaGGTCTCCACAGTGGGCTTAAACTATTCAGTAAAACATGTTGtgaacagatgtgctgtcatccaggctttggtGTTCtatttacagagcacaggcagagtaaatttagcataattcttaagggacCTAGGATTTTCTGGATGGTAAAAGAGCATTGACTTCAACTTTAAGTCACCAGCTGCTTTAGCCCCTAAAAAGAGAGTCACCTTGTTCTGTGAACATTTGAAgacaggcattgacttctcttctctagctatgaaattcttagatggcatcttcttccaatataagtctgctttgtctgcattggaaatctgttgtttagtggagccaccttcattaattattttagctagatcttctgaacaacttgctgcagcttctacatcagcacttgctggcTCACATTGCACCTTTATATTATGAAGAtgtcttctttccttaaacttcatGAACCAACATCtcctagcttcaaacttttcttgtGCAACTTCCTCATCTCCCGcagccttcacagaattaaaGAGAGAGCCTTACTCTGGATTCACCTTTGGCTTAAAGAAAAGTTGTGATGGGTTTGATCTTacatccagaccactaaaacttctCCATATCAGTAATAAGGCTGTTTCCCTTTCTTATCATGCATGTATGTACATTGGAttagcacttttaattttattcaagaatttttcttttgcattcacaacttggctaactggcaCAAGAGGCCTAACTTTTGTCCTATCTCAACTTTCtgcatgccttcctcactaagcttaatcaatTCTAACTTTGTAGTACTTTTTGACATTtttcatccagttccccctccccacaccttctgtttctggtaaccacaaatcagatctctttttctatgagtttgtattgtttgttatttgttttgaagtataattgacctacaatactaTTTTacttcctgttacacaacatagtgatttttttctatacattttctaaatgatcaccaagataagtctagttatgatatgtTACCACAAAGATTTTACTTAGTTCTTGACTATATTTTCCACACTCTATATTttatacctgtgactcatttattttgcaattggaagtttatacctcttaatctccctaactacttctttcctctctcccaccctctggtaaccacatgtttgttctctgtatctataattatgtttctgttttgttatgtttcttCATATCTTTTGTTGTTCAGATTTCACAGACATATGTTTTCTAACACTTTAGGTAAACACCTAAAAGGGTGATTGCTGGATtctatggtaagagtatgtttagttttgcaagaaaatgttaaaacattgTCCATATAgatgtaccattttgtattcctaccAACAATGGATGAGCATTCCTATTCTTCTTCACATTGGTTTCTTACTTAGCAATATATTCTGAGAATAACTCCATAACagcttttagagatttttttttctattaatttaaacAGGTTCATAATATGTCATTACATGCATGTACCATAGTCTATGTTTATCTAATCTAATGCTTGCAtacatttgtgtgtttgtgtgtgtcctgAATTGCTACTTCACAAAGTAGGTAAACCTAAAGCCAGGAAGTAGACAAGTGAAGATATTTATCTTGATGTAGGATGAACCTGTTCACACACTCAAATGCTACCTGAATCATGAAGTGATCCTAAGGAAGAGTTTGCATATTTCCACTGTGCTCTGACTCTCCACTGCATCTTCTCCTATTAGAATATCTATGAGATGTGATTGTTATTGCTTATTCCACTTCAGTCTCCACCAGCACTTTTTACTCTAAGTAACTTATAATTTTCTATGCGTGGTTGAACATTGATATTTCTGTAGCTAATTAAGTTTCACtgaaattatgttatttttcatttttagttgttGGTGGCAGAGGCTTTGATCCTTATATTGATTTATAGTGCTTAACTGATGGCAAACAATCTACTGGACTGCCCTGGTTTGCACATAATGCATTAGCTCCGTGATTTGGGACCCTTAGCCCTTATgttgattgttttcttcctttaattttctgtttccctctttttcctaAGTGAATGGAAGATCATCTATAATTTTAACCAGAAAACCTTTTCAATTATATTTGTGTTGCCTGTTTCCTTACATACAAATTTATCTTTATAAACTATTAAAGGTGATTGGAGAGGTAGCTTAAATCCttaccttttctatttctttcaaacAGGTTTAATTTGGTTTGGTTTATCctaattgttgctgttgtttcatGTGTTGGGCTAAAGACATAGCTTTGAAGTTAAATAAtatggaaaacaataaataatgcTATTTGTGTTTACAGTATATTGGGCAGAGTTGGATACCAAAATAGATGaagtcttctttccttcctgcttactttctttttgttttttttacatatttattctttaagtGCTTATTACTCAAACATATACTATGTACAAGGTACTGTGTAAGAGGTCTCAACTAAGTGATTCTTATATGTATTTTGAACACCCATGTTAGATCATATTTTCAacattgaatgaaagaatgttgCAGTGTTCTGTTTCTTAGCTGGATTTTAACTAACAGTATAGCAAatcatattttaataactatcTCAATGCACTTACAGACTTTGAAAGTACAATGGAATTTTTATTTGACACTATAATGTAGAAAAGTATATGAATTATTAGCCTAATTTTTTTATATACCTCTCACAAAATATGGAAATTTTACTTCAGAGGAAAGTtactatatatgaaaatatatttcctctGATCAAGTTTAGTGAATCAAGCCTAAGGCTGCTTGcttcaattttcatttattttccttatgttGTCATTcatagcaagaaagaaaaaaaaaactataagcaAAGGaccattaaataaaaaaaaaacatttcactgAAAATATGTGCTTGAAAAGGATTATGTGATCTACAACTTAGGATTCTGCATGTTATCACATGGTTAAGCTCCAAAGTCTCTAAGTGACTTTTTCACTAAATGCATATAGATATATAaagtctttaaagaaaataaagactactGCACTGAGTCAGAAAAATAGTTAAGTGGCTTGAATATTCTCCTTCTTACCGGGACAGTAAGACATTTTTTGCTGAAATGTAATCAGTTTTCCTCCAGGGAAAATCACTTTAAATTGTCAAAGGTTTACCACCAAAACTAATTAGTCACTTCATGAATTTATTTACCAAAGACATGCATTTAACACCCAGGATGTGCAGAACTCGGAGTTAATTAATGTAGTTGGTGTATAGTAGGTCTCCCTTGGCAAAAACAAGTGTAGGAAAGTGTCTGTCAATTGCCTATACCTGCAGTATATCATCCCAGTACAGTGGTGATAATGATGGCAGTAGAGGATATTCGTTTGCAACAGtgagagaaaaatcataaaaatccttCAAAATTTCATAAGACAAAAGGATAGTGTAATGTAACATATTGAACTTTGGATAAGTAGACAAAAGGATAGTGTAATGTAACATATTGAACTTTGGATAAGTAACCAGATTGAATTGGGTTTAAcaccttgctttttaaattactgtGTACCCTTGGGCCATCTATATAACTTCTCCCAGCTTAACTTCCTTTGTATGTAACAAAGAAATAAGCACCTTTATATTCCATAATGAATTAGACAATGAAGATTAGAGATTCTGACATTTCTTTTGCTTCAACTCTGGTGACACTGGTGTCACTGTTCATGGTTATCATCACTAATCTCAGCCACCTCACCTTTGTCTATTCTCATTGACATTCATGAACCTTTCCTACTTTTATTCaagtcccttttatttttataatattcattcataacccatcatatatatatgtatatatatatatatatatatatatatatatatatgttaaatcaTCAACAATTAggacaaaccaaaccaaaccatatacatacatatgaaaacatctcacattttaatttattgttcaTTCTTACATTATTTGTATCTATAACCtctctttgtttaaattttaaaaccagtAAAATGATCACGGGTCAAGATAATCAGATCAAACCTAATTACCCTTGTTGTGTACTTGTGCCTAACTATCCAACTGAAGgcatcaaaaatataatttaatcttcaaaatgattcccaccatcaccatcactatcatGACCCACTGACACAACTTGAGCACCAATCTAAAACtctaattcttcttcttttcataCAGTAGTCTCAAAAGCACTCTTAATTTTGAGCACTCttgattttaattattcttttatttagaaCATACCTTTCTATTTAGTCAATTTGTGAATattcttatataattttaatttacaacAATCAAAACACTCTGCAGGTACTCTAACACTGTAGTTATATATCTGACAATATTTCTTGCTTACCTTCAATGTGCTATGTATGGTGCACATTTGGCTGCACAGAAGAGGAAAGgtttctgctgtttcttaaataGACTTTTAACCATCTCTTTGTTTATCTAACTCACTTGCAGCCACACACACTCCCAGAGGTTCCCATACCACCAAATTTTATGGTTTAGGAGGACTAGGTGGTATATATTTGGTTGGTGCTCTATAGCATAATTGCCTGCTTTGGAGTCATtctccttggttctgttttgttctttacCTTTTGTTCATCCTCTTTCCAGTCTTCAACGCTGTTTTGTGGTATCTCCTCTCCAATTCTCCATTTCATTgtagatttatgttttaaaaagtaattgccTTACTGTTGTGCTGGAAGGGTTTTAAAGAGACTAGAAGTTGGTGCAGGTGTTTAATCTACCAGCTCTATCTGTATGCACTATTTGttacactatatatttttttttttggcggttcatgggcctctcactgttgtggcctctcccgctgcagagcacaggctctggatgtgcaggctcagtggccatggctcacgggcccagacgctcagcagcatgtgggatcctccaggaccagggcatgaacccgtgtcccctgcatcggcaggcagactctcaaccactgcgccaccagggaagccctgttacactatttttaataacaaatttcATTAACCATAAAATcagaggccaaaaaataaaattttatttctaattttgatctttttttaaattgaggtatagttaatttacaatgttttgttagtttcaagtgtacagcaaagtgtacatatatataaatatatattctcttttagattcttttccattacaggcttttataagatattgagtatagttccttgtgctatacagtatgtccttgttgcttacctattttatatatgtagtatgtatgtgttaatcccaaactcttaatttatttccttcccacctttagtaaccataagtttgtttcttatgtctgtgagtctatttctgttttttaaaaaatccatttgtattattattttagattctacaaataagtgatatcatatgatatttgcctttttctgtcttACTAACTTCATTTactatgataatatctaggtccatccatgttgctgcaaatcacattatttcattatttttttggctgagtaatattccattgtataaatataccacaacttctttatccattaatctatcaatggatatttaggttgcttccatgccttggctgttgtaaatagtgctgctatgaacattgaggtgcatgtatcttttttttttttttttttttttttttttttttttttgtgtacaCCTTTAGTTTTATTGTAACAAAGCAACTTGTACACTTTTAACGTTTAAAACTGAGCATCATCTTTCCTTTCcagtgaaacaaaaagaaaaatttaaaaataaacaggaacaAAATTACAATAGAGAATGTCAATTGCAAATAAGATCCTACAGGTTCTGCTGATTCTCCCATCGAGTGGCAGGGCTCAAGTCATCATTaggagagaattttattttaaaagtgtcatCTTAAACTGCAAGGATGTCCGTTAAACATCACAATTAAACATGCCAAAGGAGAAGCCATGTTGTCAAAATGCCCACTTAACCCACCCAAACATCTCAAACCCACCCTTTGCTGACCTTCTATAAccccatttttttaagttttttttttctttttttaaacaagagaaagtAGACAGATACATGTTGGTAAATGCTAACTGTCCATATTCACATAGAGACACAGTGTAATCTCTGAGCCCAATatacagagaaaggaggaaaaaagctaGAATTCTATGCACTACTACACAGGGGCCTAGCACCCTCCAGCTTCCAGCAGAGCTAAGGGAGcagaaggtttttcttttttcccacagaGCATGATGGTGTTGATTCCATAAAGTTTTTGTTGAGACAGGAAGggataaaaatgaatttggaacagaaaagggtagagattcttttcccactgaATTCTGCTCAAggtatttccccccaaaataagtTGTGAGCCATggtataaaggagaaaagagacctCAAAAACAGGGCAACTGAGcacaagaggagaaggagaaaaaaaaaaagactgcaactTGCTCCCAGGGactggagaaaattaaaaaaggaaggttGGAATCCATCAGTGTTCCATTAGTCATCTTCTCCTtcatcttcctctccttcttccccctcatcatcatcttcatcttctTCACCTTCATCCTCATCCCCTTCTTCATCAATATCTTCCaatccttcttcctcttcatcatcatcatcatcttcttctccttccccctcctcatcaTCCATGTCTGGAACCAAGTAGTACTGTAATGGATTTGGCCAAATATTATCTTTGATGACCTCTCCTAACTCATCTGCACCTGCATCAGAATGATCAGTAAACCAGGTGAAGAAGCTTTCTGGTTCCTCATGCTGTCTCTTCCTGCTGGCTTTATTCTGAGTTTGACTTGAACGTTTTGTCAAATCCTTTCCGGATTTCCATTTGATTTCAGTGGACTTTGAAGATGGATCACCACTCTCATTCAGATGAAATTCTTTGGAGAgaactttattttcaaagtaagggttttcatcaaaataaaaatctattctgTAACCTGATTTAATATCTTCAAATTCTGTCACTTCAACTCTTGTCAAATAATGCAGCGCCTCTTCATCCTCCTCCCCAAGCAGTGCAGACACTTGTGGATGGTTAACAAATGTTGTTACCCAAAAATTTGGGATTTTGGC
Protein-coding regions in this window:
- the LOC132429584 gene encoding protein SET-like isoform X1; its protein translation is MSAPAAKVSKKELNSNHDGADETSEKEQQEAIEHIDEVQNEIDRLNEQASEEILKVEQKYNKLRQPFFQKRSELIAKIPNFWVTTFVNHPQVSALLGEEDEEALHYLTRVEVTEFEDIKSGYRIDFYFDENPYFENKVLSKEFHLNESGDPSSKSTEIKWKSGKDLTKRSSQTQNKASRKRQHEEPESFFTWFTDHSDAGADELGEVIKDNIWPNPLQYYLVPDMDDEEGEGEEDDDDDEEEEGLEDIDEEGDEDEGEEDEDDDEGEEGEEDEGEDD
- the LOC132429584 gene encoding protein SET-like isoform X2; the protein is MSAPAAKVSKKELNSNHDGADETSEKEQQEAIEHIDEVQNEIDRLNEQASEEILKVEQKYNKLRQPFFQKRSELIAKIPNFWVTTFVNHPQVSALLGEEDEEALHYLTRVEVTEFEDIKSGYRIDFYFDENPYFENKVLSKEFHLNESGDPSSKSTEIKWKSGKDLTKRSSQTQNKASRKRQHEEPESFFTWFTDHSDAGADELGEVIKDNIWPNPLQYYLVPDMDDEEGEGEEDDDDDEEEEGLEDIDEEGDEDEGR